A stretch of Pseudomonas sp. LS.1a DNA encodes these proteins:
- a CDS encoding DUF3299 domain-containing protein, whose protein sequence is MRAFFLAPLLLASALAHAELPETDWLELMPESDQQALEQMPEIDHNSPEAMGTFTDKGGLKQGKGLPAVMYSTKTVAAMNGKDIRLGGYPVPLESDAKGNSTLFFLVPYPGACIHVPPPPPNQLVLVRYPKGLKIDDIYTPLWVSGKLKVEKVSNDLADAAYALDAGKVRVVEDADL, encoded by the coding sequence ATGCGTGCCTTTTTCCTCGCTCCACTGCTGTTGGCCAGCGCCCTGGCCCATGCCGAACTGCCTGAAACCGACTGGCTGGAGCTGATGCCCGAGTCGGACCAGCAGGCGCTCGAGCAAATGCCCGAAATCGACCACAACTCGCCGGAAGCCATGGGCACCTTTACCGACAAGGGCGGCCTGAAGCAGGGCAAGGGCCTGCCGGCGGTGATGTACTCGACCAAGACCGTGGCGGCCATGAACGGCAAGGACATTCGCCTGGGTGGCTACCCGGTGCCGCTGGAGAGCGACGCCAAGGGCAACAGCACACTGTTCTTCCTGGTGCCATACCCGGGCGCGTGCATCCATGTGCCGCCACCACCGCCTAACCAGCTGGTGCTGGTGCGCTACCCGAAAGGCCTGAAGATCGATGACATCTACACACCGCTGTGGGTCAGCGGCAAGCTGAAGGTGGAGAAGGTCAGCAATGACCTGGCCGATGCGGCCTATGCGCTGGATGCGGGGAAGGTCAGGGTGGTGGAAGACGCCGACCTCTGA
- a CDS encoding 5-(carboxyamino)imidazole ribonucleotide synthase has translation MKIGVIGGGQLGRMLALAGTPLGMNFAFLDPAPDACAAPLGEHLRADYGDQDHLRQLADEVDLVTFEFESVPAETVAFLSQFVPVYPSAEALRIARDRLFEKSMFRDLGIPTPAFADILSQADLDAAVASIGLPAVLKTRTLGYDGKGQKVLRTPEDVVGTFAELGSVPCLLEGFVPFTGEVSLVAVRARDGETRFYPLVHNTHESGILRLSVASQAHPLQALAEDYVGRVLKQLDYVGVMAFEFFEVDGGLKANEIAPRVHNSGHWTIEGAECSQFENHLRAVAGLPLGSTAKVGESAMLNFIGEVPAVDKVVAIGDCHLHHYGKAFKVGRKVGHATLRCHDMATLERKIAEVEALIGN, from the coding sequence ATGAAGATCGGTGTAATCGGTGGCGGCCAGCTGGGCCGCATGCTGGCTCTGGCGGGTACCCCGCTGGGCATGAACTTCGCCTTCCTTGACCCGGCGCCGGACGCCTGCGCCGCGCCGCTGGGCGAGCACCTGCGTGCCGACTACGGCGACCAGGATCACCTGCGCCAGTTGGCCGACGAAGTCGACCTGGTCACCTTCGAGTTCGAAAGCGTCCCGGCCGAGACCGTGGCCTTCCTCTCGCAGTTCGTGCCGGTGTACCCCAGCGCCGAAGCGCTGCGCATCGCCCGTGACCGCCTGTTCGAGAAGAGCATGTTCCGCGACCTGGGTATCCCCACCCCGGCCTTCGCCGACATCCTCTCGCAGGCCGACCTGGACGCCGCGGTGGCCAGCATCGGCCTGCCGGCCGTGCTGAAAACCCGCACCCTGGGTTACGACGGCAAGGGCCAGAAGGTACTGCGCACGCCTGAGGACGTGGTCGGTACCTTTGCCGAGCTGGGTAGCGTACCGTGCCTGCTGGAAGGCTTCGTGCCGTTCACCGGCGAAGTGTCGCTGGTGGCCGTGCGTGCCCGCGATGGCGAAACCCGCTTCTACCCGCTGGTGCACAACACCCACGAAAGCGGCATCCTGCGCCTGTCGGTCGCCAGCCAGGCGCACCCGCTGCAGGCCCTGGCCGAAGACTACGTGGGCCGCGTGCTCAAGCAACTGGACTATGTGGGCGTGATGGCCTTCGAGTTCTTCGAAGTCGATGGTGGCCTGAAGGCCAACGAAATCGCCCCGCGTGTGCACAACTCCGGGCACTGGACCATCGAGGGCGCCGAGTGCAGCCAGTTCGAGAACCACCTGCGGGCCGTCGCCGGCCTGCCGCTGGGCTCGACCGCCAAGGTCGGCGAGAGCGCGATGCTCAACTTCATCGGTGAAGTGCCGGCAGTGGACAAGGTGGTTGCCATCGGTGATTGCCACCTGCACCACTACGGCAAGGCCTTCAAGGTCGGTCGCAAGGTTGGCCACGCCACCCTGCGCTGCCACGACATGGCCACCCTCGAGCGCAAGATTGCCGAAGTGGAAGCCCTGATCGGCAACTGA
- a CDS encoding AraC family transcriptional regulator produces the protein MLHSHLTTLNAVSLILNVFQADGCEASALLAGSGIGPADLGHADARITTQQELQVCANAVARREDIGLELGRRMHVSCYGMLGYALLSSATLGDALRLALQYPALLGTVFKLRLLDDGQRVWFSASDYHDSPALTAFNAEFCLVSLKVICDDLLGRPLPLLGARFEHPRPGYHALYAGAFQGPVRFDAEDNAFAFERRWLDTPLPLADPITHKAMSERCRRLNLEFTGRQAWLGRIRQLLAQQLDAAPGLEGLARQMNCSSRTLRRHLQALGSSYQQLLDELRFERAKQLLADEQMPIYRIAESLGFSETASFRHAFQRWSGVAPSHFRG, from the coding sequence ATGCTGCATAGCCACCTCACCACCCTCAACGCGGTTTCGCTGATCCTCAACGTCTTCCAGGCAGACGGTTGCGAGGCGTCGGCGCTGCTGGCCGGCAGCGGCATCGGCCCGGCAGACCTGGGCCATGCCGATGCGCGCATCACCACCCAGCAGGAACTGCAGGTGTGCGCCAACGCCGTTGCCCGGCGCGAGGATATCGGCCTGGAACTGGGCCGGCGCATGCATGTGTCGTGCTACGGCATGCTCGGTTACGCCCTGCTCTCCAGTGCCACTTTGGGTGACGCCTTGCGCCTGGCGCTGCAGTATCCGGCACTGCTGGGAACAGTCTTCAAGCTGCGTTTGCTCGACGACGGCCAGCGCGTCTGGTTCAGCGCCAGCGATTACCACGACAGCCCGGCGCTGACCGCCTTCAACGCCGAGTTCTGCCTGGTGTCGCTGAAGGTCATCTGCGACGACCTGCTCGGTCGCCCGTTGCCCCTGCTGGGCGCCCGTTTCGAGCACCCGCGGCCTGGCTACCACGCGCTCTATGCCGGGGCGTTCCAGGGCCCGGTCCGTTTCGACGCCGAGGACAATGCCTTTGCCTTCGAACGGCGCTGGCTGGACACGCCACTGCCACTGGCCGACCCGATTACCCACAAGGCCATGAGCGAACGCTGCCGGCGCCTTAACCTGGAGTTCACCGGCCGCCAGGCCTGGCTGGGGCGGATTCGCCAACTGCTGGCGCAGCAACTGGATGCAGCGCCCGGGCTGGAAGGGCTGGCGCGACAGATGAACTGCTCATCGCGCACCCTGCGCCGGCACTTGCAGGCGCTGGGCAGCAGTTATCAACAGCTGCTGGATGAACTGAGGTTCGAGCGGGCCAAGCAGTTGCTGGCCGATGAGCAGATGCCGATCTACCGGATTGCCGAGTCCCTGGGGTTCAGCGAGACCGCCAGTTTCCGGCATGCCTTCCAGCGTTGGAGTGGTGTCGCGCCCAGCCATTTTCGCGGTTGA
- a CDS encoding LysR substrate-binding domain-containing protein has product MNLESKWLEDFSALAATRSFSQAAERRFVTQPAFSRRIRSLEAALGLQLVNRSRTPIELTEAGQLFLVTARTVVDQLSEILRHLHHLEGGQGEVVQVAAAHSLASGFFPRWVAQLRNDGLNIATRLVATNVGDAVHALREGGCDLMLAFYDPDAALQMDAEIFPSLHMGTTEMLPVCAVDADGKPLFDLEGEGSVPLLAYTAGAFLGRSVNLLLRQRNLRYTTVYETAMADSLKSMALEGMGIAWVPRLSMRGELERGELAICGGSQWHVPLEIRLYRCALVRKANVRLLWRKLEGAAMVDPKVSQSPEK; this is encoded by the coding sequence GTGAACCTTGAAAGCAAATGGCTGGAAGACTTCAGCGCGCTGGCCGCCACCCGCAGTTTTTCCCAGGCGGCAGAGCGGCGTTTCGTCACCCAACCGGCCTTCAGCCGACGTATTCGCAGCCTGGAAGCCGCCTTGGGCCTGCAGTTGGTGAACCGTTCCCGCACGCCGATCGAACTGACCGAGGCCGGGCAGCTGTTTCTCGTCACGGCGCGTACTGTTGTCGACCAGTTGAGCGAAATTCTCCGCCATTTGCATCATCTGGAAGGTGGCCAGGGCGAGGTGGTGCAGGTGGCCGCGGCACACTCCCTGGCATCGGGCTTTTTCCCACGTTGGGTGGCCCAGTTGCGCAACGACGGGTTGAACATCGCCACCCGCCTGGTTGCGACCAACGTCGGAGATGCCGTGCATGCATTGCGCGAAGGTGGCTGCGACCTGATGCTGGCCTTCTATGACCCGGATGCCGCCCTGCAGATGGATGCCGAAATCTTCCCGTCGCTGCACATGGGTACCACTGAAATGTTGCCGGTATGCGCCGTGGATGCCGACGGCAAGCCGTTGTTCGACCTGGAAGGCGAGGGTAGCGTGCCGCTGCTGGCCTATACCGCCGGCGCTTTCCTCGGTCGCTCGGTCAATTTGCTGCTGCGCCAGCGCAACCTGCGCTATACCACCGTCTATGAAACCGCCATGGCAGACAGTCTCAAGAGCATGGCGCTGGAAGGCATGGGCATCGCCTGGGTGCCGCGGCTGTCGATGCGCGGCGAACTGGAGCGGGGCGAACTGGCGATCTGTGGCGGTAGCCAGTGGCATGTGCCGCTGGAAATTCGCCTGTACCGCTGCGCACTGGTGCGCAAGGCCAATGTAAGGCTGTTGTGGCGCAAGCTCGAAGGGGCGGCAATGGTTGACCCGAAAGTCAGCCAAAGCCCCGAAAAATAA
- the purE gene encoding 5-(carboxyamino)imidazole ribonucleotide mutase, whose amino-acid sequence MSALVGVIMGSKSDWSTLSHTADMLEKLGIPYEVKVVSAHRTPDLLFQYAEEAEGRGIEVIIAGAGGAAHLPGMCAAKTHLPVLGVPVQSSMLSGVDSLLSIVQMPAGVPVATLAIGRAGAVNAALLSASILGAKYPQYHAALKQFRTEQTDTVLDNPDPRQA is encoded by the coding sequence ATGAGTGCACTGGTTGGCGTGATCATGGGCTCCAAGTCCGATTGGTCCACCCTTAGCCACACCGCCGATATGCTGGAAAAACTCGGCATTCCCTACGAAGTGAAGGTGGTTTCCGCCCACCGCACCCCGGATCTGCTGTTCCAGTATGCCGAGGAGGCTGAGGGCCGTGGCATCGAGGTGATCATCGCCGGTGCCGGTGGTGCAGCCCACCTGCCAGGCATGTGCGCCGCCAAGACCCACCTGCCGGTGCTGGGCGTGCCCGTGCAATCGTCGATGCTGTCGGGTGTCGATTCGCTGTTGTCGATCGTGCAGATGCCAGCCGGCGTACCGGTAGCCACCCTGGCCATCGGCCGTGCCGGTGCGGTCAACGCCGCGCTGCTGTCGGCCAGCATCCTTGGCGCCAAGTACCCGCAGTACCACGCGGCGCTCAAGCAGTTCCGCACGGAACAGACCGACACCGTGCTGGACAACCCAGACCCGCGCCAGGCTTGA
- a CDS encoding D-hexose-6-phosphate mutarotase: MATFQVVTEQHGELNCWRISSDHAELLIAQQGAQILSYQRVGQPPLLWLSDQAIFRQGKSVRAGVPVCWPWFGNLQRNPQAVQAMYRGEQAPAHGLARARDWQLLGIEEAGDGLRIEFELPEAQGDLPGWPHDVELKLVVELGEDLLLNLTSRNMGNTPVTISQALHSYFAVSDVRQARVEGVEGLGYIETLAGWEQRQQQGPLGFAGETDRIYLATPQTLSIVDPHWSRRITLTSSGSRSAVIWNPWTERAKDLPDMADDGWQRMLCIETANVWDDLVELKPGASSSLGVRIGCEMI, from the coding sequence ATGGCTACCTTCCAGGTCGTAACCGAGCAACATGGCGAACTCAACTGCTGGCGTATCAGCAGCGACCACGCCGAACTGTTGATCGCCCAGCAGGGCGCGCAGATCCTCAGCTACCAGCGCGTTGGCCAGCCACCGCTGCTGTGGCTGAGCGACCAGGCCATCTTCCGTCAGGGCAAGTCGGTACGCGCCGGTGTGCCGGTGTGCTGGCCGTGGTTCGGCAATCTGCAGCGCAACCCCCAGGCCGTGCAGGCCATGTACCGCGGCGAGCAGGCACCTGCCCACGGCTTGGCGCGCGCGCGCGACTGGCAATTGCTGGGTATCGAGGAAGCAGGTGATGGCCTGCGCATCGAATTCGAACTGCCAGAAGCGCAGGGTGACCTGCCTGGCTGGCCTCATGACGTCGAGCTGAAGCTGGTAGTGGAGCTGGGCGAGGACCTGCTGCTGAACCTGACCAGCCGCAACATGGGCAATACCCCCGTTACCATCAGCCAGGCCCTGCACAGCTACTTCGCGGTCAGTGACGTGCGCCAGGCGCGGGTCGAAGGGGTCGAAGGGCTGGGCTATATCGAGACCCTGGCTGGCTGGGAACAACGCCAGCAGCAGGGGCCGCTGGGGTTTGCCGGGGAGACTGACCGGATCTACCTGGCAACCCCGCAGACGCTGAGCATTGTCGACCCACATTGGAGCCGGCGAATTACCTTGACCAGCAGCGGGTCGCGCTCGGCGGTGATCTGGAACCCTTGGACCGAGCGGGCCAAGGATCTGCCGGACATGGCCGATGACGGGTGGCAGCGGATGCTGTGCATCGAGACGGCGAACGTGTGGGATGACCTGGTGGAATTGAAGCCTGGGGCCAGCAGCTCGCTGGGGGTCAGGATTGGCTGTGAAATGATCTGA
- a CDS encoding GlsB/YeaQ/YmgE family stress response membrane protein, translating into MGIIGTIFIGLIVGLLARFIKPGDDSMGWIMTILLGIAGSLLATYGGQALGIYQAGQVSGFLGALVGAVILLVVYGFIKKR; encoded by the coding sequence ATGGGTATCATCGGAACCATCTTCATCGGCCTTATCGTCGGCCTGCTGGCCCGCTTCATCAAGCCGGGCGACGACAGCATGGGCTGGATCATGACCATCCTGCTGGGGATTGCCGGCTCCCTGCTGGCCACCTACGGCGGCCAGGCGCTGGGCATCTACCAGGCCGGGCAGGTTTCGGGTTTCCTTGGCGCGCTGGTCGGTGCCGTGATCCTTCTGGTGGTCTACGGATTCATCAAGAAACGCTGA
- a CDS encoding histone deacetylase family protein: protein MLTIYSDDHRLHHGRCELIDGKLMPCFEMPSRADHVLDQVKKRNLGDIQGPTDFGRAPLLRIHSADYLNFFEGAWARWAALGQEGDLLPFTWPARTLRQVKPTGLHGELGYYSFDAGAPITAGTWQAAYSAAQVALTAQAAIQQGAHSAFALCRPPGHHAAGEVMGGYCYLNNAAIAAQAFLDQGRRKVAILDVDYHHGNGTQDIFYNRNDVFFASIHGDPRDEFPFFLGYADETGEGAGQGCNINYPLPAGSDWAAWSDALEDACQRIAAYDADVLVISLGVDTFKDDPISQFKLDSPDYLEMGKRIARLGKPTLFVMEGGYAVEEIGINAVNVLEGFQRAQPGAR, encoded by the coding sequence ATGCTGACGATCTATTCCGATGACCACCGCCTGCACCACGGCCGCTGCGAGCTGATCGACGGCAAGCTGATGCCCTGCTTCGAAATGCCGTCACGCGCCGACCATGTGCTCGACCAGGTCAAAAAGCGCAACCTCGGCGACATCCAGGGCCCCACCGACTTCGGCCGCGCCCCTTTGCTGCGCATCCACAGCGCCGATTACCTGAACTTCTTCGAAGGCGCCTGGGCGCGCTGGGCCGCACTGGGCCAGGAAGGCGACCTGCTGCCGTTCACCTGGCCCGCACGCACCCTGCGCCAGGTAAAACCCACCGGCCTGCACGGTGAACTGGGTTATTACAGCTTCGATGCCGGTGCACCGATCACCGCCGGCACCTGGCAGGCCGCCTACAGTGCCGCCCAGGTCGCCCTCACCGCCCAGGCGGCGATTCAGCAAGGCGCACATTCCGCCTTTGCCCTGTGCCGCCCGCCAGGGCACCACGCGGCTGGCGAAGTCATGGGCGGCTATTGCTACCTGAACAACGCCGCCATCGCCGCCCAGGCCTTCCTCGACCAGGGCCGGCGCAAGGTCGCCATCCTCGACGTCGATTACCATCACGGCAACGGCACCCAGGACATCTTCTACAACCGCAACGATGTGTTCTTCGCCTCGATCCACGGCGATCCGCGCGACGAGTTCCCGTTCTTCCTCGGCTATGCCGACGAAACCGGCGAGGGTGCCGGCCAAGGCTGCAACATCAACTACCCACTGCCGGCCGGCAGCGACTGGGCCGCCTGGAGCGACGCCCTGGAGGACGCTTGCCAGCGTATCGCCGCCTATGACGCCGACGTGCTGGTGATCTCCCTGGGCGTCGACACCTTCAAGGACGACCCGATCTCACAGTTCAAGCTGGACAGCCCGGACTACCTGGAAATGGGCAAGCGCATCGCCCGGCTCGGCAAGCCGACCCTGTTCGTGATGGAAGGCGGCTACGCTGTGGAAGAAATCGGTATCAACGCAGTCAATGTGCTGGAAGGCTTCCAGCGCGCCCAGCCAGGAGCCCGATAA
- a CDS encoding polyamine ABC transporter substrate-binding protein yields MVRLKRLLAPFIAASLFTGALQAQAEQRTLRVYNWFDYITPQTLTEFKKDSGVKLVYDIFDTNEALEAKLLTGNSGYDVVVPSNVFLAKQIEAGVFQPLDRSKLPNWQHLDPALMKLIEANDPGNKFAVPYMYGTVLIGFNPAKVKAALGDNAPVDSWDLIFKEENIAKLKQCGVALLDSPSEILPLALQYLGLPPNSDKPADYKKAEALMLKIRPHITYFHSSKYMADIANGDICVAVGYSGSFSQAANRARDAKNGVVVDMRLPKEGAPIWFDMLAIPKNAANPEDAHAFINYLLQPEVIAPISDFVGYPNPNKDATDKVSPAIRNNPNLYPTAEAMAKLYTLKPLARDAERARTRAWTRIKSGT; encoded by the coding sequence ATGGTCCGACTCAAGCGCCTGCTCGCCCCGTTCATCGCCGCGAGCCTGTTCACCGGTGCCCTGCAAGCCCAGGCCGAACAGCGCACCCTGCGGGTGTACAACTGGTTCGACTACATCACCCCGCAAACCCTCACCGAGTTCAAGAAGGACAGCGGGGTGAAGCTGGTGTATGACATCTTCGACACCAACGAGGCGCTGGAAGCCAAGCTGCTGACCGGCAACTCCGGGTATGACGTGGTGGTGCCGTCCAACGTGTTCCTCGCCAAGCAGATCGAAGCGGGGGTGTTCCAGCCGCTTGACCGCAGCAAGCTGCCGAACTGGCAGCACCTGGACCCGGCACTGATGAAGCTGATCGAGGCCAACGACCCCGGCAACAAGTTTGCCGTGCCCTACATGTACGGCACCGTACTGATCGGCTTCAACCCGGCCAAGGTCAAAGCTGCGCTCGGCGACAACGCCCCGGTGGACAGCTGGGATCTGATCTTCAAGGAAGAGAACATCGCCAAGCTCAAGCAGTGCGGCGTGGCCCTGCTCGACTCGCCCTCGGAGATTCTGCCACTGGCATTGCAGTACCTGGGCCTGCCACCGAACAGCGACAAGCCGGCTGATTACAAGAAAGCCGAAGCGCTGATGCTGAAGATCCGCCCGCACATCACCTACTTCCATTCCTCGAAATACATGGCCGACATCGCCAATGGCGATATCTGCGTGGCTGTGGGCTACAGCGGCAGCTTCTCGCAGGCCGCCAACCGCGCCCGCGATGCGAAGAATGGCGTGGTGGTGGACATGCGCCTGCCCAAGGAAGGTGCGCCGATCTGGTTCGACATGCTGGCGATTCCGAAGAACGCGGCCAACCCGGAAGATGCCCATGCATTCATCAACTACCTGCTGCAGCCCGAGGTAATTGCACCGATCAGCGACTTTGTCGGCTACCCGAACCCGAACAAGGATGCGACCGACAAGGTGAGCCCGGCGATTCGCAACAACCCCAACCTGTACCCGACGGCGGAGGCGATGGCCAAGCTGTATACCCTCAAGCCCCTGGCGCGAGATGCAGAGCGGGCGCGGACCCGGGCCTGGACGCGGATCAAGTCCGGTACCTGA
- a CDS encoding acyl-CoA thioesterase has translation MIELEQEDPIPQGDLALQITALPRETNGFGDIFGGWLVAQMDLAGTAMASRVAGGRVATVAIDRMAFLVPVAVGAQLSFYTQTLEIGRSSIQMMVEVWSDDPLSSEWRKVTEAVFVFVAIDGSGRTRSVPRR, from the coding sequence CAAGGCGACCTGGCCTTGCAGATCACCGCACTCCCGCGCGAGACCAACGGGTTTGGCGACATCTTCGGCGGCTGGCTGGTCGCCCAGATGGACCTGGCCGGCACCGCCATGGCCAGCCGTGTCGCCGGCGGCCGCGTGGCCACCGTAGCCATCGACCGCATGGCCTTTCTGGTACCGGTCGCCGTCGGCGCGCAGCTGTCGTTCTATACCCAGACCCTGGAAATCGGCCGCAGCTCGATCCAGATGATGGTCGAAGTGTGGAGCGACGACCCGCTGTCCAGCGAATGGCGCAAGGTCACCGAAGCCGTGTTCGTCTTCGTCGCCATCGACGGCAGTGGCCGCACCCGCTCCGTACCTCGTCGCTGA
- the aspA gene encoding aspartate ammonia-lyase produces the protein MSSAASFRVEKDLLGTLEVPADAYYGIQTLRAANNFHLSGVPLSHYPKLVVALAMVKQAAADANRELGHLSDAKHAAITAACARLIKGDYHDQFVVDMIQGGAGTSTNMNANEVIANVALEAMGHQKGEYQYLHPNNDVNMAQSTNDAYPTAIRLGLLLGHDALLASLDSLIQAFAAKGKEFDHVLKMGRTQLQDAVPMTLGQEFRAFATTMTEDLQRLRSLAPELLTEINLGGTAIGTGINADPGYQALAVQRLAAISGQPLVPAADLIEATSDMGAFVLFSGMLKRTAVKLSKICNDLRLLSSGPRTGINEINLPARQPGSSIMPGKVNPVIPEAVNQVAFAIMGNDLALTVAAEGGQLQLNVMEPLIAYKIFDSIRLLQRAMDMLREHCIVGITANEQRCRELVEHSIGLVTALNPYIGYENATRIARVALETGRGVLELVREEKLLDDAMLDDILRPENMIAPRLVPLKA, from the coding sequence ATGTCCTCCGCTGCATCGTTCCGCGTCGAAAAAGACTTGTTGGGCACCCTTGAAGTTCCTGCAGATGCCTACTACGGCATCCAGACCCTGCGCGCTGCCAACAACTTCCACCTCTCCGGTGTTCCGCTGTCGCACTACCCGAAGCTGGTCGTGGCCCTGGCCATGGTCAAGCAGGCTGCTGCCGACGCCAACCGTGAGCTGGGTCACCTGAGCGATGCCAAGCACGCTGCCATCACCGCAGCCTGCGCCCGCCTGATCAAAGGCGATTACCACGACCAGTTCGTGGTGGACATGATCCAGGGCGGTGCTGGTACTTCTACCAACATGAACGCCAACGAAGTCATCGCCAACGTCGCGCTGGAGGCCATGGGCCACCAGAAGGGTGAGTACCAGTACCTGCACCCGAACAACGACGTGAACATGGCGCAGTCGACCAACGACGCCTACCCGACGGCCATCCGCCTGGGCCTGCTGCTGGGCCACGACGCCCTGCTGGCCAGCCTCGACAGCCTGATCCAGGCCTTCGCTGCCAAGGGTAAAGAGTTCGATCACGTACTGAAGATGGGCCGTACCCAGCTGCAGGACGCCGTACCGATGACCCTGGGCCAGGAATTCCGCGCCTTCGCCACCACCATGACCGAAGACCTGCAGCGCCTGCGCTCGCTGGCCCCGGAACTGCTGACCGAAATCAACCTGGGCGGTACCGCCATCGGCACCGGCATCAACGCCGACCCTGGCTACCAGGCCCTGGCCGTGCAGCGCCTGGCTGCCATCAGCGGCCAGCCGCTGGTACCGGCTGCCGACCTGATCGAAGCCACCTCCGACATGGGCGCCTTCGTGCTGTTCTCCGGCATGCTCAAGCGTACCGCCGTCAAGCTGTCGAAGATCTGCAACGACCTGCGCCTGCTGTCCAGCGGCCCACGCACCGGCATCAACGAGATCAACCTGCCAGCGCGTCAGCCAGGCAGCTCGATCATGCCAGGCAAGGTCAACCCGGTTATCCCGGAAGCCGTCAACCAGGTGGCCTTCGCCATCATGGGCAACGACCTGGCCCTGACCGTCGCCGCCGAAGGTGGCCAGCTGCAGTTGAACGTGATGGAGCCGCTGATCGCCTACAAGATCTTCGACTCGATCCGCCTGCTGCAACGCGCCATGGACATGCTGCGCGAGCACTGCATCGTCGGCATCACCGCCAACGAACAGCGCTGCCGTGAACTGGTCGAGCACTCGATCGGCCTGGTCACCGCCCTGAACCCGTACATCGGCTACGAAAACGCCACCCGTATCGCCCGCGTTGCCCTGGAAACCGGCCGCGGCGTGCTGGAACTGGTGCGCGAAGAGAAGCTGCTGGACGACGCGATGCTCGACGACATCCTGCGTCCGGAAAACATGATCGCTCCCCGTCTGGTTCCGCTGAAGGCGTAA